A part of Saimiri boliviensis isolate mSaiBol1 chromosome 11, mSaiBol1.pri, whole genome shotgun sequence genomic DNA contains:
- the RHOC gene encoding rho-related GTP-binding protein RhoC, translating to MAAIRKKLVIVGDGACGKTCLLIVFSKDQFPEVYVPTVFENYIADIEVDGKQVELALWDTAGQEDYDRLRPLSYPDTDVILMCFSIDSPDSLENIPEKWTPEVKHFCPNVPIILVGNKKDLRQDEHTRRELAKMKQEPVRSEEGRDMANRISAFGYLECSAKTKEGVREVFEMATRAGLQVRKNKRRRGCPIL from the exons ATGGCTGCAATCCGAAAGAAGCTGGTGATCGTCGGGGATGGTGCCTGTGGGAAGACCTGCCTCCTCATCGTCTTCAGCAAGGATCAGTTTCCAGAAGTCTACGTGCCTACTGTCTTTGAGAACTATATTGCGGACATTGAAGTGGACGGCAAACAG GTGGAGCTGGCTCTGTGGGACACAGCAGGACAGGAAGACTACGATCGACTGCGGCCTCTCTCCTACCCCGACACTGATGTCATCCTCATGTGCTTCTCCATCGACAGCCCCGACAGCCTGG AAAACATTCCTGAGAAGTGGACCCCAGAGGTGAAGCACTTCTGCCCCAACGTGCCCATCATCCTAGTGGGGAATAAGAAGGACCTGAGGCAAGATGAGCACACCAGGAGAGAGCTGGCCAAGATGAAGCAG GAGCCTGTTCGGTCTGAGGAAGGCCGAGACATGGCGAACCGGATCAGTGCCTTTGGCTACCTTGAGTGCTCAGCCAAGACCAAGGAGGGAGTGCGGGAGGTGTTTGAGATGGCCACTCGGGCTGGCCTCCAGGTCCGCAAGAACAAGCGCCGGAGGGGCTGCCCCATTCTCTGA